The DNA sequence CGCGATTTATGATTATGTGCTGGCTGACAAAGTCGTGGTGACAGAGCATACATTGCATGATTTTCTGCATACGCAACAATACTATCGATTATCCCATGAAACGCAACGTTTTGCGAAGCGGTTTGCCGAAGAAGACATCTCTGTGGATCGGCTGTTGCTGAACGAACGCGAAGCGCATGAGTGGTATCTCTTCTATTACAAACAGAATTTTCCAACCGGATATCCTTTCAATCATGCAAATGTGGAATTTATGGAAGGGGAATATGAGTTGAAGGACTTTTCGCCGATAATCGGGCCTCTTGGTCACCAGCCCTTGCATGCGGGGATTTTGCGGAAAAGAATGAATGAAGATTATTTTATTTTCCCTTATTTCAAGAACCAAGCGAAGCTATCACACCTCATTCTCAGACCTATTGTAAACAAATTAATGACAGAGAACAAATATAATGTCAGGAAGTCGATCGAACTCGTCCAGTTGTTTGAAGCTGAAGCAATCGGATCGGATTGGGAACCGACCAGAATCAAAGCGCAGATGGAAGAAGTGTTGCGGCAACAGTTACATTATCGCGTCAGTTATTCTGACATAAAAAAACTGTGGCTACAGATGATTTTCATCAGCTTCCGTTACGAAAAGGATGAGGCGAGCTATATCCAGTGGGAGCATCATGATTATGCGGATACGGTCCGGAAGTTGGAAAATTTTGCGGCGGTTTTGGATGGCAACCCGGACATTCAACTGACTGCTGAAGAAGGCGCATTGCTGAAATGGGTCCGTTACGTCGTTTTTCGCTCCCGTGGTATGCATGACAGGGCGAAGGAAGAGGCGCATAAGTTGTTGGAACGCGAAGAATTGGTGGTGGGGGCAAGCCGCCAACCGTTGTACACCAAATTGGACATTGTGCCCATCAACGATACGTACAAGGATTTGGTTGTCCGTAAACTGTCGATCGATTTTCGGGATATTTTGGTTTCCTATTTGTTGGACAGCTACATTGCCGATTGTAAATATGAAGCAGCATTCTTCCTGTTGCAGCAGTCCGATCCTTATTTCAAACATTTCATCCCTCGTTATTACCGGAGTGCCAACCGGAACAAGTGGATGCCGGGGGAAGGAGAAGTTTCCACCGAACAACTTTTCCGGGAGCAGTTCCAACGGGTACGGATTGTCCTTGGGGATCATTGGGTAGATTCGTTGCACAAAGAAATCGAGGAAGAAACGAAGGAAGGCGTTACACTGAAGAAGGATGCATTTGATTGGTTGGTGCGATACCTGTACAATGTGATGAGCATTTTCCATGAAATGCAGGAAAGTGAATTGGCCGATCAGATGAACGCCTTTTATGCGCAGATGCGCCTTTCGGAATAAATCAAAAGAAGCAGCCGGCAAAAATCCGGCTGCTTCTTTTGGTTGCTCGTAATGCTCGATTTCTAAACGGGATTCATCGTATCCTGTAGTTGAGTTCTGATTCGCAGATACCACTACCGTTTCGCACCCCGCGGAGTGAACAAAAGAGGTTCACTTCGTGGGGTACTCCAACGTCCGGTTATCTAAACGCGAATCATCACATCCTGAACTTAATCGTGTCTTAGGGCTTCTACTGGGTCTAGGCGGGCTGCTTTTTGGGCTGGCATCAGGCCGGCTACCATGCTGATGATCACGCTGGTGACAATGCCGAACACCGCAAATGCCGGTGTCATATTCAGGATGGCAGTATCAAACAGGTTCTCCACAACAATATTTCCGACGACGGTGATGAGGTAGGCGATACCAACACCCAGAATGCCGCTGAACAGACCGATCAGGAAGGACTCAGAAACGAAGATGCGGCGGATATCTTTCTTGCGGCCACCGATTGCTTTGATGACACCGATTTCTTGTGTCCGTTCCACTACGCTGATGTAGAGTACCGTCAAAATCATGATGGCGGACACGAACAAGGAGATACCGGCAACCCCGGAAAGGATGTAAGTGAAGATATCTAGCATTTGGGTGAACGTGGAAGCCAGGGCATCCGCAGATGAACCACGGTAACCTAGGGCGGCCACTTCATCTTTGATGGCTTGGGTATTTTCCGGATCATCAGATACCAAGTAGACAACGTTCGGTTCTACTTCCAGATTGTTTTCCGCAGTCAAGGTTTCGAATGATTCCGCCGACATATAGACAGATTCAAACGCACCGATAGCTTGGCCGGCTGAATAGATGCCGCTGATGACATAATTTTTTTCCAGAGATTCGCCGTCTATAGTAACATCCACGGTCACTTCTTTTCCGATGGCTTCTTCGGCAGTGCCAGCCATCTGATTGGCGACACCTTCTGTGATCAGGATTTCGCCTGCTTCAGGGAAAGCGCCGTAGAGGATGTTGGAATCGGTCATGCCGGAGGTTGTCCCAAAGTTCATGAAGGCATATTTTTCGCCTTCATAGATGACGTTATCGCTGCCGATCGTAAGCGAAGAGTAGGCCAGATTGACTTCTGCCACATGCGGAATATTCCGTAGTTTTTCCAGATCTTCTTCTCCGAACGGGTCAGACTGCGTTACCCCGGCAGGAGGACCTGATGGCGCGGACCCGGCAGGTATCTCAGCACCGGCCGGCGTCATGATCATCTTAGAGGAGTCAGTGTTTTCGCTGTTGTTGGTTTCCATCACGATGGGCATCCGCACTTCACTTACGAGCGGATTGACGTTGGCGTTCATCGTTTCGGTCAGGTAGTCATTGACGCCTTCACCAAGGGACAGCATCACGATGATACTCATTATGCCGATGCTGCCGCCGAGAGCGATCAGGATGTTCCGGGCCAACTTTTCCTTCATATTAAGAAGGGCCAAACGGATTGCCGCAAAAAAAGTGAGATTTTTACTCTTGGTTTTCTGCTGGATTTCAAGCAAATTTTCGTGTAACGCGATCTCGCCTTGACGGATATCGCCGATGATTTTTCCGTCATCGATTGTGACGACGCGCGTGGAGCGGGCCGCTACTTTCTCCGAGTGGGTGACCATGATGACAAGTTTGCCGGTTTTGGCGATGTCCTGGATGATGTCCAAAACCTGGTCCGTCGTCTGTGAGTCCAAGGCTCCGGTAGGTTCATCGGCAATGATGATGTCCGGGTCGTTGACCAACGCGCGGGCGATGGCTACACGCTGCTTTTGCCCGCCGGATAACTGGCTCGGTTTCTTTTTGTATTGGTCGTCGAGGCCGAGTTGCTTCAGGACTTCTCTCGCCCTTGCGACCCGCGTTTTTTTGTCGATGTTCGAAAGCGTCATTGCCAACGTGACGTTATCCAGCACGCTCAGGTGGGAAACAAGATTGAAACTCTGGAAAACGAAGCCAATTTTCTCTTTATGGTAATTCACGAAATCTTTTTCCTTGAACGTGCTCATGTTTTGGCCGTCAATGGTTATTTCGCCTGAGAACTGGCTGTCCAGGCCGCCCAACAGATTCATCAAGGTTGATTTACCGCTGCCGGATTCGCCGACGATTGAGACCAATTCGCCTTTGTCCAAGGAAAGGTTGACGTCCTTCAGTGCCTGGAAATCTTCCGAGCCGCTGATCGGGTAAAATTTATTCAGATTTTTTAGTTCCACAAAAGCCATAGTTATGGGATGCCTCCTTATTATATTAAAAGAAATAACGATGAGTGAGTATTTACTCACTGTGCGATTAGTCAAGTATAGCGATTCGGGAACGGGCTGTCAATGCAATTGCTTATCAGGTTTCAGTCCTTTGACGATCTGCTGGGTCAGATAGGCGATTTCGGCTTCTTTATCGCGCTTTGTATCCGTGAAAAGGACGTAATGGGTCAGGTGATTGCCGAATAGGATACTCATGATGAACTGCCAAATCACGGGATTTGGCCAATCGACGATTTCGTTTTTTTCTTTATAGCCGTCAAGGATTGCGTAAATGCCTTCTATCAAGTCCTTAGGGATCATGGTGATGAATTCTTTGTACCGCTGTTTGTCGTACATCATTTCGCTGATGAAAATTTTACCGGATTGGAAATGCTCTTCAGGCATCATGACGTCCTTGCGCACGATGAATTCCACGAACCGCTCAAACGGCGCATTCTCTGCAGAATTGCGGAACTGCTGCACTTGGGCGAGCGCTTCCGTTGAGATGATGTCGCGCAGAATCGGGAAAATCGTAGCGTAAAGCAAGTTTTCCTTGGTCCCGAAGTGCTTGTAGATGGTCCCTTCGGCAACGTTGGCTGCTTTGGCGATGTCCTTTGTGCTGGTGTTGGAGAATCCTTTCGTCGAGAACAGCACCACGCAAGCATCCAGAATATCCTGCATCTTGGGCGACAAGCCTTCTTTACTGCGAATTTTTTGTTTTAAAGCTTCCACAAACTTTTCCATTTAACGTATGCTCCTCTGGGTGATGTTGCTTCCATAGTACTCGGACCGGTGGATTAATGCAACAAGTCGGCGCCATGACTTATCCTCTTTTGCGAAATACGTGTGATAAATCGCCGAAAAGGTGCTAAGATGAAAGTATGATGAGAATTGGAGGGGAAAAGATGCACAAAAATAAACTGGTTGTGGTGGGTGTGGGCCACGTAGGGTCCTATGTGTTGGCTGACGCGATGAAATTGCGGTTATTTGCGGAAATTGCGACGATCGATATTTTGAAGGATGTTGCCCATGGGGAAGCCTTGGATCAGGCGCATGCGACCGCGTTGACCTATATGTCCAATGTCGATGTACACGCTGGGGATTACGCCGATTGCGCGGATGCGGACGTCATCATCATCGCTGCTGGACCGAGTGTTCTTAAGGATGATAAGAATCCGAATGCCATCCCGGATCGCGCATCATTGACCGGGAAAAATGCGGCGGTCATCCGTGAAGTCATGGCCGAAATCATAAAATATACAAAAGAGGCCATCATCATCCTGATAACGAATCCATTGGACACAGTGACCTATATCGCAGCCAGCGAATTCGATTATCCGGAAGGACGGATCTTCGGGACAGGCACGATGTTGGACTCTGCCCGTCTGCGGAAAGTGATTTCGCAACAGTACGGTGTCGATCCCAAGAGTGTGACCGGCTACATGATGGGCGAGCATGGCTTTACCGCCTTCCCGGTGGTGAGCCGGTTGGCCATAAACGGCATCCGCTATGATGAGTTCGGAACTTATTTCCCGGAAGTGGAGACATTGGATCCCGAAGCAATCGGGGCGGCGGTCGTGAAGTCGGCCTATGATGTCCTGAATGGGAAAGGCTGGACGAATGCCGGGGTTGCGCAATCTGCGATCACTCTAGCGCAGGCTGTCCTACTGGATGAAAAGAGCGTCCATCCCGTCTGCACAATTCTGCGCGGACAGTACGGACATGACGGTGATGTGGCTTTGAGCATGCCTTGCCTGATCGGTCGCAATGGCGTGGAAAAACAATTCGGGGTCGCTTTGGATGAGTGGGAAACTGCCAAACTCAACGCTTCCATCGATTACATCCAATTGGCGATGAAGGATGCGAAGACGGGTCCGTTCAAAGATTAAGAAGGAGGGCATAGCGGCAAGCTATGCTCTTTTTGAGTGATGGATTTTTTGGTGCTGAGCCCTTAAAGACATCGCAAAATTTGACAAAGGTGCTCATGAATATCCATAATTAAGATAAGTAAACTGTGCGATTTCATCGGGAATACCTTTAGAAATAACGCGGGTGCAAAGGATAGGAGCTGGAAGGGGGAAGGTTTCGGAAAAAGAGAATGCTATCCGATCATCCGAATGCCTGAAAGGAGTGGCAAAAATGAAATTCAAAGAATCATTATGGAAAGCCTACAAAGGAATGGGACGTTCCATCAGTCGTTATCCATTGACCGTACTTTTTTTGATTGCGGTCGCGGTTTTGAACAGCTTCATGATCGAAAACCCGCGCGAGGATTATGCCCGCTATCTGTTCACTTTTTTGGTGGGGGCCATGTTGAGCATCGTCGGCCAAATGATTTATGAACGTTTCTTTACACAACTGAATGCCCGCTATCTGCTGATGGGCGGAGCGGTGTTGCTTGCGACAGGCTACTACTTCGCGGTCGGGCCGCAGACGCTGTACAATATAGCAATCAGTGTAAAAACAGGTGTGGCACTGTTCGCTCTCATGATCGCGTTTATTTGGATACCTTCAATCAAAAGTGTTAAAGCACCTTTCCACCGGAGTTTTTTGTCAGCACTGAAAGCCTTCTTTACGACCATACTTTTTTCAGGAGTGTTGGCAGCAGGTATCAGCGCCATTTTTTACGCTACGGATTACCTTCTCTTCAATATCGATTATAAAATGCTCACACATCTTCTGAACATAGTCGGTTCCTTGTTCGCGCCGATCTATTTCTTGTCGATGACACCAATGTACCCGGGCAAACGTGAAGAAATGATACCGGATGAGGCGTGGGCGAAACGCGGGGAAACATTGGAACGTCAATTTATTGTGCCGCGCTTCTTGGAAGTTCTGATTTCCTACATCATCATCCCGTTGACGGCCATTTATACGTTGATCCTTGTGGTCTATGTCGTCATGAATATCCGAGGGGAATTCTGGACAGACAATCTTTTGGAACCACTGCTTGTTTCCTATGCGATCATCGTCATCATCGTCTATATCCTTGCTTGCAATCTCGAGAATAAATTTGCTGACCTGTTCCGCAAGATTTTCCCTAAGGTCCTGATTCCGATTGTCGTCTTCCAGACCATCGCTTCCTTCCTGAAAATCAGGGAGATGGGCGTCACGCACGGCCGCTATTATGTCATCCTGTTCGGCATCTTCGCGACGATAGCCGGAGTGATCTTCAGTTTCATGAAACCGAAGCATAATGGTTTGATCGCCATCGCTTTGCTTGCGCTGTCGGCTATTTCCATCATTCCGCCGATTGATGCCTTTACCGTCAGCAAGAACAACCAAATCGGCTTTTTGGAACAGAAACTGATTGAAAATGATATGTTGGTAAATAACGCCATCGTTCCGAAAAGTGACGTTTCCCTCAGCGATAAGATTGTCATCACAAAGGTCGCTTCCTACATCGACAACATGGGCTACAATAAAGAGGTAGCCTACCTGCCGAGTGATTTCAATGTCTACAGTGATTTCAGCGATACCTACGGATTCGACATGACCTATTCCGAAACGGATTATCCTCAAGGCGAAGGCGAATTCGTCTACCTGAATTGGGATGCCGATCCCGTACTTGGAATCGCAAACTTCGATGTCATGGTCCACCAGTATCTTTACTATTCCGAAGTCGAAACAAGCCCAGTTGAAACTACCGATTTTGAAGTGGATGGACAACCATACCAACTGGAAAAAAGGTTGGATGGCACGTATTATGTCTTGACCGTAAAGGATGCGGCAGGAGAAGAATTGATCGCCTACAATACCCGCGAAGTGTACGATACCATTTTCGAGGAGGCTGCGACTTCCGGCTTCGACAAAGGGAATCTGACGACTGAGGATGCGACGATAACCACCGAAAATGACCAGATCCGAATGAATATTTTGGTCAATTCCTTGGAGCGTACGCCGGATTTCACAGGTGGAGATCTGTATCTCTTCATTGAATTCAAATAAGTCTTCCAAGAAAAATACTATCTAAGTCCCGGTTGCGTGAATATAGCGTAATTGGGGCTTTTTTGTTTTTTAGTGAAAGATCATGTTAGGAATGGTAACGCGGAGGAGCAGCGATTGGGTAGGGGTCTGGGAAGGGATTTTAAAGGCATGTGAGGTTTTGTGACCTGGTTTGTTATAGGAAAGTAGACAATGGCCAAAAATCCCCTTATAGTTAGTTTCATAAATGAATTGCACTCACAAATGAGGTGCCGATCCGACGTTCGTGTGATTAAATCTTACACGTTTGGGAAGGGAGAGATAATATGGCGTATGGGATGGAGATTGAAGGAAACAAAAAAATATATGATTTCGAGTCGGTCCTCAGCAGAAAAAACAAAGGCTCCGTGAAATGGCAACAGATGTATCAATGGATGCCGGATGTAGCGGATGATGTGGTGCCGCTTACGGTGGCGGACATGGAATTCAGGACTGCGCCCGAGATCACCAAAGGCTTACAGGAATATTTGGAGGACAACATACTGGGCTATAGTGTCCCTACCGAAGGCTACTATCAAGCGGTCATCGATTGGCAACGACGCCGGCACAATTTTGAGGTGGAGAAGGAATGGATTTTGACCAGTCCCGGTGTCGTTTCAGCATTTTATGCGGCAGTCAGGGCGTATACCCAGCCGGGTGAAGGTGTCATCATCATGACGCCGGTTTATTATCCTTTCTTTGGAGCCATCGAAAATGCGGGACGGAAAGTCGTCAGGAATCCTCTCTTGAATCGCGCGGACGATTACACGATCGACTTTAAAGGGCTTGAGCATCTTTGCCGTAAGAAAGAGAACAAGCTCATTATTTTCTGCAGTCCCCATAATCCAGTCGGAAGGGTGTGGACGGAAGAGGAGTTGGCGCGCTTGGCGGATATCGTGTTGCGCTATGACATGATTATCGTCGCGGATGAAATCCATCATGACCTGATCATGCCCGGCTACGAACATAAGGTTTTCCAGACACTTTCCTACGCAGTGGCTGAAAGAACGATCACCTGCACTTCGCCATCCAAAACATTCAATTTGGCTGGGCTGTGCACTTCCAACATCATCATTCAAAATGAGACTTTGCGGAAGAAACTGTCCGATGCGCTCGGAAGTGTCGCTTGCGGTATGGTCGGGACGCTGGGGTTGGAAGGATGCCGAATTGCCTACGATGAAGCGGAACAGTGGCTTGATCATCTGATTCCGGTCATCGACAGGAACCAGCATCTGGTGCGTGATTTCTTCACTGCGAATTTCCCTAAGATAACCGCACCCTTGGTTGAGGGGACTTATCTACAATGGGTGAACTTCAAAGCATTAGGATTTTCGGCGGAAGAACTGGAAAAGTTCATGCGCGAGGAAGTGCAGTTCTTCACTGATGAAGGCTATATCTTCGGTGAAGAGGGCGAAGGCTACGAACGCATCAACTTGGCGGCGCCGACCAAAGTGATCGAAGACACGCTCGATCGTCTCGGGCAAGCATTGTACCTAATGCAACAGTAACCAGTAAACCAGCAAGATGTGCGTTTCATAATGAAGGAGGGAGCAACAATGATGAAAAATTTTATTAAATGGGGATCCGTTGTCTATTATTTCGCTGGAAAGAAACCTGAAAAGGCAAAGAAACCAAAAAAAGTAGAAGAAATCAGGGAAGCTTCCATCATCACTGCGTCCATCGATTAGTTTTGGACAAATTCGCATGGGGAACGCATGAAGCAATGTCTTAATGACAATTGATCCATAAAAGAATACGGAACGCAGCTGGCTGCGCGTTCCGTATTTTTTTGCGTCAGCCCTGTCCCGGCAGGTAAACTCTGTGATATGATGGGTGTACTATTTTCATCAATTAAGGGAAGGTGTGGGGTTGTGTCGAAAGGAAAAGGTAAAGTGATGCTATCGATGCTGATATTCGGGACGATCAGCATCTTCGTTAAGAATATTGACTTGGCTTCCAATCAGGTTGCCTTCTTCAGGGGCGCTTTGGGGAGTCTGTTCCTCTGGGGGACATTGTTGGTGCGCAAGGAAAGGATCCCTTTGGCGTTGGTCAGGAAAAATGCAAAGTTCCTGTTGCTTTCGGGTTTTGCTGTCGGCATGAACTGGATCTTGCTGTTTGAAGCTTTCCGTTACACGACGGTATCGAATGCAACCTTGAGCTATTATTTCCAACCGATCTTCATGACGCTGTTGGCACCGTTCGTCTTCAAGGAATCCTTGACCGCTAAGAAGATCGCTTGCGTCCTGTTGGCGATGCTCGGGATGTTCCTGATTATCGGAGTGAGCCCCAATGCGGGGGCATATAATCATCCGGTCGGGATCGGATTCGGTTTGGCTGCTGCATTTTTCTATGCGGTGGCCATCATGTCCAACAAAAAAATCGCGGGTCTTGGAGGGATCCCTTTGACTGCTTTGACGCTCGTCATCGCAACCGGAATCCTGACCCCTTATGTTGCACTGACTTCCGGGTTCGGATTGGGACAATTGACTGGAAGCTCAATCACCAGTCTGCTGGTTTTGGGGATCATCCACACGGGGATTGCCTATGTGCTGATGTTTGCAGGCGCCCAAGCTGTCGAGAGCCAGACATTCGCTGTGCTCAGCTATGTCGATCCGGTGACGGCGATTGTGGTTTCGGCTGTATTCCTGAAAGAAGACTTGTCACCCGTGCAATTGGCGGGAGGCGTGCTGATACTGGCTGCGGCCTTCCTGAACGAATTTCTGGGCAACAAAGAGAAACAAGTAGTGATCAGCAAAGAGTAGCAAAAAGGTAGAGGCTTTCCATATGGAAAGCGGCTTTATGCTCAGAAATAACCCGTCAAAAGCGGTTTGGCGGGGAAAATCAGTTCAAATAACAGTCAGAAAACCCGCCGAAACCACTTTGGCGGGGAAAAACGTCCGTGGACAACATGAGATTGCCCGTCAAAACCATTTTGGCGGGGAATTCCGCCACGAACGCGAATATCAAAACACAGAAAGGGGCGGCCTCCAACGAGGCCGCCCCTTTCGTTCGGTATAGATTCAGTTGTTATGCGATTTTTATCATGCGCTTCCGGATGGCTTTTTCCCATGTATCATAGTGATTGACTGCGAATTTGAAGAGGGTACCGTCTTTCCTTTCGATGATCAGCGCTTTGCGGAGGCCGTAAGCGCCTGGACGTACGCTCCTGATGTCATCATAGGGAATAGCGATATCGTAGATGCCATCAGCGAAGGCTTTTGAGAAGGGTTTGAAGAAAATTTTTGTCATGATTTTGGCTATTTCCGGCATGTCGAAGCGGAGTTGCTTGTCTGTCAAAAAGCCAAAGCCATCCAGAGCGGACTGTTCGCTTCGGCACCAACTCATCCTACCGCTGTACAAGGTTACTTCCCCGGATCTGTCTCCAGTCTTTTTAAACATATCGGTTCCTTCTTCCATAAATAAAACAGCAATAATTCTTCGCCCTTATTATACCAAGAAGCTAATCAACAGGTCTAAAAACACACAAAAAACCGGACAGATTTGTCCGGTTTTCGTAGAGCAGAATGCCTCATTGCGTATGGCAGTACGTGGTTGAAGGCCTTTCTTCTCAAGAATGGAGTCATTTTTTTCCGACGCTTACTGACTGAGCGATCTCACGCCGGGAGGATTTCATTAAGAAATGAAGGTTCCTCTTTTATGGATGGATTCAGTATAAGCCATAACTATTTTTGAAAAAAGGTGCCGAGCCACTAATGAAAGAAACCTCTCAAAACTTGCATCCGTATGGTTTGAACAGTGAGAGAATCTTTTCAGAAGGAGTGGCTTTTCCGATGATCATCACCAGATGATTCGGCTGATTTTTTTGTAGTAATCCATCTTCAGTGCGACATTGTGCTCGTAGTCGAGTTTGAAATAGCTGGTATAAAGACAATCCAGCAAGAACAGCAAAGAAAG is a window from the Trichococcus shcherbakoviae genome containing:
- a CDS encoding ATP-binding cassette domain-containing protein translates to MAFVELKNLNKFYPISGSEDFQALKDVNLSLDKGELVSIVGESGSGKSTLMNLLGGLDSQFSGEITIDGQNMSTFKEKDFVNYHKEKIGFVFQSFNLVSHLSVLDNVTLAMTLSNIDKKTRVARAREVLKQLGLDDQYKKKPSQLSGGQKQRVAIARALVNDPDIIIADEPTGALDSQTTDQVLDIIQDIAKTGKLVIMVTHSEKVAARSTRVVTIDDGKIIGDIRQGEIALHENLLEIQQKTKSKNLTFFAAIRLALLNMKEKLARNILIALGGSIGIMSIIVMLSLGEGVNDYLTETMNANVNPLVSEVRMPIVMETNNSENTDSSKMIMTPAGAEIPAGSAPSGPPAGVTQSDPFGEEDLEKLRNIPHVAEVNLAYSSLTIGSDNVIYEGEKYAFMNFGTTSGMTDSNILYGAFPEAGEILITEGVANQMAGTAEEAIGKEVTVDVTIDGESLEKNYVISGIYSAGQAIGAFESVYMSAESFETLTAENNLEVEPNVVYLVSDDPENTQAIKDEVAALGYRGSSADALASTFTQMLDIFTYILSGVAGISLFVSAIMILTVLYISVVERTQEIGVIKAIGGRKKDIRRIFVSESFLIGLFSGILGVGIAYLITVVGNIVVENLFDTAILNMTPAFAVFGIVTSVIISMVAGLMPAQKAARLDPVEALRHD
- a CDS encoding TetR/AcrR family transcriptional regulator, encoding MEKFVEALKQKIRSKEGLSPKMQDILDACVVLFSTKGFSNTSTKDIAKAANVAEGTIYKHFGTKENLLYATIFPILRDIISTEALAQVQQFRNSAENAPFERFVEFIVRKDVMMPEEHFQSGKIFISEMMYDKQRYKEFITMIPKDLIEGIYAILDGYKEKNEIVDWPNPVIWQFIMSILFGNHLTHYVLFTDTKRDKEAEIAYLTQQIVKGLKPDKQLH
- a CDS encoding lactate/malate family dehydrogenase, yielding MHKNKLVVVGVGHVGSYVLADAMKLRLFAEIATIDILKDVAHGEALDQAHATALTYMSNVDVHAGDYADCADADVIIIAAGPSVLKDDKNPNAIPDRASLTGKNAAVIREVMAEIIKYTKEAIIILITNPLDTVTYIAASEFDYPEGRIFGTGTMLDSARLRKVISQQYGVDPKSVTGYMMGEHGFTAFPVVSRLAINGIRYDEFGTYFPEVETLDPEAIGAAVVKSAYDVLNGKGWTNAGVAQSAITLAQAVLLDEKSVHPVCTILRGQYGHDGDVALSMPCLIGRNGVEKQFGVALDEWETAKLNASIDYIQLAMKDAKTGPFKD
- a CDS encoding DUF4153 domain-containing protein, yielding MKFKESLWKAYKGMGRSISRYPLTVLFLIAVAVLNSFMIENPREDYARYLFTFLVGAMLSIVGQMIYERFFTQLNARYLLMGGAVLLATGYYFAVGPQTLYNIAISVKTGVALFALMIAFIWIPSIKSVKAPFHRSFLSALKAFFTTILFSGVLAAGISAIFYATDYLLFNIDYKMLTHLLNIVGSLFAPIYFLSMTPMYPGKREEMIPDEAWAKRGETLERQFIVPRFLEVLISYIIIPLTAIYTLILVVYVVMNIRGEFWTDNLLEPLLVSYAIIVIIVYILACNLENKFADLFRKIFPKVLIPIVVFQTIASFLKIREMGVTHGRYYVILFGIFATIAGVIFSFMKPKHNGLIAIALLALSAISIIPPIDAFTVSKNNQIGFLEQKLIENDMLVNNAIVPKSDVSLSDKIVITKVASYIDNMGYNKEVAYLPSDFNVYSDFSDTYGFDMTYSETDYPQGEGEFVYLNWDADPVLGIANFDVMVHQYLYYSEVETSPVETTDFEVDGQPYQLEKRLDGTYYVLTVKDAAGEELIAYNTREVYDTIFEEAATSGFDKGNLTTEDATITTENDQIRMNILVNSLERTPDFTGGDLYLFIEFK
- a CDS encoding MalY/PatB family protein, giving the protein MAYGMEIEGNKKIYDFESVLSRKNKGSVKWQQMYQWMPDVADDVVPLTVADMEFRTAPEITKGLQEYLEDNILGYSVPTEGYYQAVIDWQRRRHNFEVEKEWILTSPGVVSAFYAAVRAYTQPGEGVIIMTPVYYPFFGAIENAGRKVVRNPLLNRADDYTIDFKGLEHLCRKKENKLIIFCSPHNPVGRVWTEEELARLADIVLRYDMIIVADEIHHDLIMPGYEHKVFQTLSYAVAERTITCTSPSKTFNLAGLCTSNIIIQNETLRKKLSDALGSVACGMVGTLGLEGCRIAYDEAEQWLDHLIPVIDRNQHLVRDFFTANFPKITAPLVEGTYLQWVNFKALGFSAEELEKFMREEVQFFTDEGYIFGEEGEGYERINLAAPTKVIEDTLDRLGQALYLMQQ
- a CDS encoding DMT family transporter; translation: MSKGKGKVMLSMLIFGTISIFVKNIDLASNQVAFFRGALGSLFLWGTLLVRKERIPLALVRKNAKFLLLSGFAVGMNWILLFEAFRYTTVSNATLSYYFQPIFMTLLAPFVFKESLTAKKIACVLLAMLGMFLIIGVSPNAGAYNHPVGIGFGLAAAFFYAVAIMSNKKIAGLGGIPLTALTLVIATGILTPYVALTSGFGLGQLTGSSITSLLVLGIIHTGIAYVLMFAGAQAVESQTFAVLSYVDPVTAIVVSAVFLKEDLSPVQLAGGVLILAAAFLNEFLGNKEKQVVISKE